A stretch of DNA from Arachis hypogaea cultivar Tifrunner chromosome 19, arahy.Tifrunner.gnm2.J5K5, whole genome shotgun sequence:
aaagtaaaaagttttaaaatactaTAATTTCACAGATAAATTTGTCATTTTAAGGCTTTACCTAATCTATGTTTGTGGCTTTACCTAATCTTTGTAAGGAAtgatctaaaatatttttaatgaattagaaattttaattcctttttttaagaaaaattcccAATAAATTATTAAGGACGCTATTTTAGAACtcttattttaatgaataaattatttaatgCATAATTAATTGATAGGATACTGTAATGATGACAAGTGGAAAACTGGAAATCCTCTTGCAAACAGAGGAACCGGTGAATAAatattgaaaaatgaaaaatcacGATTTGAAAATTGCGATTTTCTCCGTCCTCTGAAATCTGAATGGAGCTGTCTGCACCTCCATGTCTTCCAAAATGCCCATCATCCCTGCTTCTCAAATCTAGGGTTAGGTTTTTTCAGAGGACGCTGAATCCAACACCCCTACATTCCAAAGCTTCAATCTTTTCAGTGAATCACCGCAGTCTCACCCGAATGGACCCTCTCATAAACGTCTCTTGTGCTGCTTTGGTGAGAGACAACAACTCTCCAGCTACATCAGCTTTGCCAGTTGACTCAGGTCAACGCAAAACCTCAAGCTTTCTTCCTTTTACCTTTTTCTCTCCTCAAATGGTGGCTTTCCAATGAGTTTGAATGTCTTAATTCATCATTTTCAGGTGCTAGAACAGGTGAGGTGAAAAGGGTCACTAAGGAGACTAATGTCTCAGTCAAAATAAACCTGGATGGTTGTGGAGTTGCTGATAGTAGTACTGGAATTCCCTTCCTTGATCATATGCTAGATGTCAGTAATTTCAATTTATGTTTGCTTCTTTGGTAGAATGTTATTTGAAGTTTCAGTTACTGCTCAAGCACACTTCCTGTTAGCCCACAGCTTCAGAACTGTTGATAAAGATTTGTTCTAAATTTCATAATTGATTTTGTCCATAAAAAGTTTGCTTCCTTCTAACTTGGAAATAAAAATCATGGCTGCTAAAAATGAGTCACATGAACTAAACATGGTTATGACTTGTGCTTTTTCAGCAACTTGCTTCACATGGGTTGTTCGACGTTCATGTCAAGGCTACAGGTGACACACATATTGATGATCATCACACAAATGAAGATGTTGCTCTTGCTATTGGAACGGTACTGCAAACACCAGCTATATGAActgtgttttcattttttttggtcTGTTCCTAGAAACTGTAACATGCTTCATTATATGATATTTGGCAACAGTATATATGTTAGTTCTCAGTTTCTTACCTTATAATAGTTAGATTTATAATTAtgcacttttttaaaaaaaaaatgatatttgcATTTAACTATTATGTTTAATCTAAGTGTTGTCTATTACTCCATCTTCAGGCTTTGCTACAGGCTCTTGGCGATAGAAAGGGTATTAATCGGTTTGGTGACTTCTCTGCTCCACTTGATGAAGCATTAATACACGTTTCACTGGTAATTCGCACACCAATTGCAGAAATGATCATTAGGCATTAgtcaaagtttaaatttaaacGGTGTGAATAGGATTTCATTATAGAACACATTGATGTTAATCCATGTATCAATCCCATATAGTGGAACAAtgcttagttgtttcttattattAGGGGAGAAGGTGTGATGTTTTCCTTGCTTAGGCATATGATAATTGGAGTAGGTTTGGTATTACATTTGCAAATTCAACAATCCGATATTATCATGCTGATTaatgtacataaaaataatttgggACTATTGAAGTGTGTGAATTATGTTCCCATTTGTTGTAAgcttatttttctcaaataaattttGCTTGTTCTTAATACTTACATCCTTCTTCCTAACCTTGTCCAGGATTTATCTGGCCGGCCAcatttaagttataatttggaTATCCCTACCCAGAGGGTTGGGACATATGATGCTCAGGTAGTGCACTTTCATTTGATTATTTCATCATTGAGCTTAGAATTTTATTGAATAAGCTTTAGACTGTTGAGCCCCTAATTTTTCCAGCATAGATTTATTTTAATGTGACACTCTATTGTATTTTCTGTTGGCTATACTTTTCCCTTTATTTCTATTCTTCATTGATGAGTACTCTTGGTATCCTGTATGTAGTTGGTGGAGCATTTCTTCCAGTCCCTGGTGAATACTTCTGGCATGACACTCCACATTCGGCAGGTATTGAGACATCGGCTCTTGGTCGTTTTAATCAGCTATAGAAATTGCATTTGGAAGTATAGTTCTGCATATCGTCACAGAAGTATAATTATTATAGATGTTGTACTAGGTGGCTAGGCCTCTCAATTAGTCCTTAGCTACATGGGTTAGAAAATATAGGTTCTTTTTGCCTCATGGCTCTTTCTATGGTCTTCATTTGTTGAGTACattttcaaacttcaaatttctCTGGTTTTATTCTTTTTCTAGTCGGTGTTCTTTTATTACAAATCTAACAACCTGTTAACAGAATACATATGTATTCCTCTGTGAACAGCTTGCCGGAAAAAACTCCCATCATATTATTGAGGCAACCTTCAAAGCTTTTGCTAGGGCTCTTCGACAAGCAACAGAGTACGATCCACGTCGCCGTGGAACAATACCAAGGTCTGATATCTTTGGACCTGATTTTATTCTACTATGAATATCTTATTTATCCACTATATAACTCTGCTGGAATTTAGAAATCGTTCACATTTTTTTGCCTCGTCCTTTCATAAAACAATCATACTCCTCTAAAGCGAGAAAGTTGGTAAAGTAGTAAGGGTCTAATTAAAAATATGTTCTCAGTTCTCCGATCAATCGTACAGTTTATGTTTTATATCTGAATGAGATTATATCAAATTTACTTGTTAAATATGTTCATTATGCCTCCTCTTTATATATGCAGTTCAAAAGGAGTTTTGTCAAGAAGTTAATTGGATTGAGCTCCTACTATCTATATAAGCGGACTTCCATAGTTCTTCACACACTTTCATCCAAAATGAAGGTGCTTAGAATAGATGTCAAAGATGATAAGCGCCAGTGCTGTGTGCCTGTATTTGTCATAAAAGTTACTGGCCTCTGTAAAACCATATTGTAGCATCCATTTACTCTTGGAGATAGAAATAAAAATCTTCTTGTATTGCTTTTCTTAACTAGTGCGTGCAGCATACTCCTTTGTCTGTCATTTTGTATCCATTTAAAAACCTTTTGATTTGAATCTAAGAAATCAAGCATGTCGTGCCAAAGACAAGGTCTAGGCATAAGGGAAAAAAAAAGGGACATGAAATTGATTCTATTTTTTCCCCCGAGATATCTAAACAACACCTCTCATAAAggtataaaattaaattgacaATTTACATGCAGATTGTAATTATCTTTATGTAAAATTGATAGTTAAGAATGTTAGATGATTTTTTTATGTTTGGCTATATTATCATCTAACGATTCTCAAAGTAAATACTATATATCATAAGATGTTGTGGCTTGAAACGGTGTGATTTGTCTACAAAAATTCCTCAGCAATATTTAGGTAGTCCAATATCTCAGACTTAACCTCCTTCGGCAATGGTGCAGATGGCCCTGCCTTTGAGTAAAAATTCGCCAAAGATCTAATTGCCTTCTCCAGCATAACGTATGATTCCTGCAAGCAATAAACCCAAAACATGATGATATATTTGATAACAAGCAGTAATAGAATAACATGTAATTTGGGATGCATGATCTTATTAACGAAGGATCTACTTTTATACAAGACATGTAATAAAATGTACTTAGAGTTGAAAGAAAGTATATACTTCTTGAACAACAGTCTGCTTCCCCCTCCAACTCCCCAAATACTCTCTAATTGACTCTTTTGCTGAGTCTGCAGTTCTTCTAAATTTGGCAATGTCATCAGGTGGTTCATTCAAAGATTCACGCAGTGTTTTCACAACCTCTCTTGCTGACTTTAAgtaagcctttggcaacaccttcCCTTTCTTTGTTTTCTCATTAGGATCAAACAATGATGTGATGTCCCCAACAATCCCTTTGTTATCATCATCCTCTTTGTCAGATGATTTCTCTTCTGCCCACCCCATTGATGGAGATAAACCATAACAACACGCCGTGGTAACCAATGAAGCGCCAGCACCGACTATAAGCTGCCTGCGACTCGACAAAGGTTCCGAAGGAGGCAGTGCAATATTAGACCTGGATTGCACTTTATCTGTTATATTGTAGAAGCTGTCAATAAATGAATGACCTATTGCTAAGGCCTAAGTGCAATTATGTTGTTGAGTTTTTAGCACACACATACCCTCAAAATCAAATGTTTTGATCGCTTGAGCTGGTTTGAAACTTGTAATGGAACACATGGTTGCTGCAAGGATAATTGCCATCcttctttgtaaataaatctcAGAAATGTTAAGCTACATCCACCGAATACACAAGGCTGCAATGGTATCTTACAATCTTGCTAGCGAAGCATAGCATTTCACCTTGGTTGAGTCATGACAATGAAATTCATAAGTTTCATCCACTTTGTACTACACTAAATGATTGATAATCATGTATTTTAAGACATTAAGTAGAACTTATAATGCTGAAAAAATGAAAACATTAGAGAGGAACTGAAAACAGAAGCCCATCTGAATTGACAGCAAAAAATTGAAAGGGAGAATGAAGCCTACAACTTTGGATTTGGAAGAAACGAGAATGTCTTACCCAAAATCTCTCTGCCTCAACTTCATTGGTTTGCACTAACCATAACAGATGGCTTATCCAAAGCGACAAGGTCAAAATGGTCATTACATCATATGTTTCCAATTTTACAAAATGTACCCAAACCTTTTCTTAATAACAAATTTTACCTTTTTACTTTTCGGTTTTCACCACTCACCATTGTTTCCTTCTTCCTTTAAATACAGAGACTCAGAAAAGTTGATGCAAAAATCCTAACTTCAACGGCAAAAACTTGGCTTGCAGCTGCTATTGGCAACAAAGACTAGTGTCGATAGCGACAGCCGGATAGGGATGGCCGGCGGTAACCACCCCAAGCCTCCGCCCTCCTCCTCCTCCCACCGCAAATCCCGTTGGGAATCCAACGCCAACAATCTTAAATCTCCGGCGGATCCCCAACCAAATAACGATCCCAAGAATACCAAACCCTCCCCTAAAACCAAACCAagcaaccctaaccctaaccatAATCATAATCCTAGCCCTAACAAACGCCCTTCCTCTGATCACCCACTCCTAATCTCTTTCCCGGAGCCTCCCGCCCTCCCTCCGCCCCCTCCCCGGCCTACGGATTCCACATGCTGGAGCGCCGTACCATCGTCCTTGCCGACGGCAGCGTCCGATCCTACTTCGCCCTCCCACCCGATTACCACCACCTCCCTCCAGCTCGGCCCCCCATTGACCTCCCTTCCGCCGGCGGAGCTCCATTTGATAACCGGTTCCCTAGCCCGTCCTCTCGATTCGACCGCCCTAGGCACCCTGATTACCGGAACCTGCCCCCGGAAGCTTCCGGGAAGAGGAAGTTTGGTGACGAGGATGGTGGCGGCGGACGGGACGAGCTCGCCAAGCAAAGGGAGCAGCTCTTGCGGAACGCGAATCTCAATAATGGGTTTTCTGCTGCTGGTCCCAGTGAATTGAGGCCTAATAAGCAGATAAGGGTTGATGGGGTtgttgctggtggtggtggtttgGGTGTGAAGCACCACCAGCAGGTTGGTCAGGAAAATTTGAAGAAGGCGTTTCTTCATTTCGTTAGGTTGATTAACGAGAACCCCAGCCAGAAGAAGTCTTACTTGGAAGATGGAAAGCAAGGGCGAATTCAGTGCATTGCTTGTGGCAGGTTTCGTAGAAAGGATTTAGCTGAGATTTTGCTTGTTACTTTTATACTTTTATGCTTGCAATTTGTTTATAGCATTAAAAGCAAATTAAGATAGCATCAAGGCCAAAGACTCTGATGCTAGGATGCAAAAAGTATGTTaaatgtctttttctttttcaataatctTTTTAGCATGCTTAGCAAGTTAGAAAATTGATCAGCATATGGGTTGTTTTGGTAGATTATATTACCAAGGCTCCAATGGTATGCCTTGCCTGAAGTAGAAAGGCATGCCTTTAAGCTAGCAAGAGATTCTGACCCCTTCTGATGCCTCACCTCTATGTCTTAAGCCAACTTTGACTACCCTTTTAGCTTAGGCATAGGAGAAAACAAAGGAAGTATTGATTTTTTGGGATGTCATTAGTTCTAAGTTCTAACTTCTTAAGAAATGAATCACCTTTAGTTGTAGAAAAAGCAGCTTTGCTTGCTCTGTAACATTTTTCAGCTCAGTCCGCTTAGCTATGTAGTGGGATTTAATTGCCTTTCTTCAGGTTAACAGCATTTCAGTTTTGTTGTTTAATCTTTATAGGGAGTTATTTCCATAAGTAAGCAGTAGCATCCATGTTGAACTAGAGCTTATATTTTTCTGCTGTTGCTATAGCCTCTGCATTAAAAATATTGGGTTTTGTCAGGCAAGCAGTGTTTGCAAACCTTACTTAGTTCATATGTAGTTAGTTGATGATTCTGTAGGATTAATGGATCGAAGAACTCGATTCTTTCAAGAGATATACTATTAATGTTATGGTTGCTGTCTGTCTGTAGTTTATATGGCACACTGATgattttaatgtaatttaatgcTTTTGGTGACTGGCTATCTTTTGCTAGAGTCGTCATTCATTGGAGCTCTTTTGTGTTCTGCCATGGCTAGAGTTTTCTAACCTGGCCTTGCAAAACTTTTTGAGGAGTTGTTTTGCATTGGATCTCTTATTCAATGCCTATTAGCCATGGTTGCAGCCCTTTATTGCTTCTAATATAACAATGCTGCTATGTtcaccttttcttttttcttctaatGTTGTACTTTTTCCTTGATTTATAAATTTGCTGACCCTGCCATCAATTTCTAACCTATAGAAGTAGTGTAGCCTTCCTTGTTCAATGTAGTTGGTGTCATTATGTTACTTCTGCATTGGTTACTAGCTCTTGTGACTATCTCAGATGAGGGTTATGGAGCTGCTcaccttttatttgtttcaaaatCGATAATTGATCTGCATATTTGAAGTCCCTTTTAGACTCTGTTCCGTGCGAAGCTTACCTCCCTCCTGTTAATGGGCTTAAGCACATTACTTCTCTATTGTTGTGTTTTGTGAATACCTCTGAATTGTGGATAATTTGTTACAGATTAGAACCCTCATTCGGTATCCTTAAAGTGAGAGCTTCATTAGAGTATGAATGTCCGTATAATCATCTAcaataaaatacttattatttttGTATACATACTATGCCTTTGCAACTCATGATTTGGGAAGGACAATGGATGCCATAAAATGTTTTCAATTTTGTAATTATACAATTTTGAGGTCTTCTGTGTTTTGGGCTATATATCCTTGACAAACGAAATTTAGGTACCTATAATAGTTCATTACTTGACCATGTTATGATACCGAATTGCGGAGATTTCACCACAATTGTTTTGGTTGCATGATGCCCTAATGTAACTTAGGACGTAGATTCTCTGTTTGCTTAGCACAACTAGATCTTTGTTAGCTGTAAATTTTAGGTGTTCAATGGTTCTATATTAGTTTTCCTTTTGTAACTTACAGGTTATGGTATGAAACCTGAAATATATTCTTCAATGCCCTTGATATGACAACTTTCAGGTCAGCTAAAGATTTTCCAGATACTCATGCTCTCATTATGCACACTTACAACTCAGATACTGCTGATTTGCGTGTTGATCATTTGGGGTTACACAAAGCTCTGTGTGTCTTAATGGGTTGGAACTACTCAAAGCCTCCTGATAACTCAAAAGCATATCAGTTTCTTTCTGCTGATGAAGCAGCAGCAAATCAGGATGATCTGATCATGTGGCCGCCACTGGTGATTATTCATAACACAAATACTGGAAAAAATAAAGAAGGACGTATGGAGGGTTTGGGAAACAAAACAATGGACAATATAATTAGAGGTAGATTGTTCCCCTCCATTctttttttatcttctcttatAATTTCTCTCTTAAAAAGCCTGAGTAGTTCAGATAAATCTGCCTTGCATGCATGCATGCTCACTTATAGCAGTTTCTGCCAGAAATCCTCCGTGATCTTCCCCAATATGACTTGGTTAGCCAGATCTTTATTAAAAGACTCTTATGGCATTATCTCATTATAGACTAACGAGATAAGAGATCAGTTTGATTTGGTAGTTGCTTTAAGTTGAAATTAGGCCAACTTTGAGAAAGTTGAAGTTATGAACCACTTAAACCATCTTTGACACAAAAGAGAGTAGAGTTACATCTAGCTTTTGAAATGGTTGCCAATCAGCGTCTTCAGAGGGCTaagatttactttttgtttatcTATGCCCCCTTGTTGCTTGGACTATATTCTTAAACTGTCTTATTTGCTTGTTTGTTGCATTATGTAGCTGGTAAGCCAATATTGGCTTTGTATATCTGTCCATTTCAATATTTGATAGGAAGTCCGGTGTAGCTGGAATTCTGTGCACATAACCACCTTTCCCATCTAGTGGTATAAAGCCTGGTGGTGATTGTTATGACTCTGGTGTAATTACTTGTTATGGTTGCTTTATCACTTGACTAGTATAGTTGTTTTAATATTTTCTGCTTTTcactttatatttttttgttttagtcatgCATGCAGCTTCCAGATTATGAGGAATTGCGAGTCCAAAATAGTTTCTGTTCTTTTAAGAGTTCTTGGAGTTATTTCTCCAAGcttatttctttcattttattactATTTGTTCACTTTGGATGGAGTTGACCTGTATTATACGTTTTGCGTTCTTGCTCTGGTTTTGTTGTTGAGGTAACCAATTTGTTCTTATGCAAGGATGGATCATTTTGTTTGAGCTTTCATTAATACTCTTTTATGTCCGATTTATTCTTATGAAAGGCTGGTTCATTTTGTTTGACCTTTCATCAATTCTCTTTCATTGTGCTACTCATCTGCATTCACGGTTACAAGTCAAGGGACTGATTTAGGTTTAGAATACAATAATGTAAATCAGCTTTTTTGAAGCTGTTTATATTCTCCGATTTTCGTTTATTACTTCTTTGAACTACTCTGTAGGAGTTGATCTTGGTTTTGCAAGTTTCAATGTCTTCTTGACATGCTTCATCCTTTAATTATATGCTCTTACAGTCTCAATGACTGAAGCATAATTTACACAAACACTAACTTGTGACCTCTAGCAGTATTTGTGTACTGGCTTTTATAATTTTGAAGTTTCATTCTACTTTACCCCTTATTTACTTTGATAAGAATTTGGAAAATTTGACATATATGATGATTTGTTCATACATTTCACTTTTAGTAGAGTAGATGGATTGTAGTCGATAGAATCATTTTCGTACATTAGGTAATAGCCCAATTTCTCTGTAATTAATCAAAATACTAACTTTATGGGGGTTGTAGTCAGAAATGTTGATTTTGCACTGATAGGATGAATGCATCTCAATAGAATGATAGTCCTTTTATTGGGCACTTTGACAGTAGTCCTTGCTCTGTTAGAAATTTAGGATTAAGCTCCTCGATAAGATCAATCTTGAAATGAGAGATGTAGAAGCAATACGACTATGCCAGTCCTCCAGACTGGATTTGATTTGTTCATTTGATGATGAAGAATGGTACAATTGTGTAAGCCTTTTTGTGAAATGTTCACATAGATTTCCAGAATAGCAGTGTCCACTTGTGTCATCTGCAATTTGCTGCCATTGAATTTTAAGCAGATGACTTCTGGCATCAGTGGCATGTGGCCAAATCTGATGTAAACTTTGTAGAAAGTGTGGCTTTTACAATAGATATGGATGATGGAAAAAAAAATGGAGTGATATATAATAATTGAAGGAACTACCTGATCCCTTATTTGGATTATAGATGATCGTCAATAAATTAAAAGTGGACAGA
This window harbors:
- the LOC112777224 gene encoding imidazoleglycerol-phosphate dehydratase, chloroplastic isoform X1, which produces MELSAPPCLPKCPSSLLLKSRVRFFQRTLNPTPLHSKASIFSVNHRSLTRMDPLINVSCAALVRDNNSPATSALPVDSGARTGEVKRVTKETNVSVKINLDGCGVADSSTGIPFLDHMLDQLASHGLFDVHVKATGDTHIDDHHTNEDVALAIGTALLQALGDRKGINRFGDFSAPLDEALIHVSLDLSGRPHLSYNLDIPTQRVGTYDAQLVEHFFQSLVNTSGMTLHIRQNTYVFLCEQLAGKNSHHIIEATFKAFARALRQATEYDPRRRGTIPSSKGVLSRS
- the LOC112777224 gene encoding imidazoleglycerol-phosphate dehydratase, chloroplastic isoform X2, with amino-acid sequence MELSAPPCLPKCPSSLLLKSRVRFFQRTLNPTPLHSKASIFSVNHRSLTRMDPLINVSCAALVRDNNSPATSALPVDSGARTGEVKRVTKETNVSVKINLDGCGVADSSTGIPFLDHMLDQLASHGLFDVHVKATGDTHIDDHHTNEDVALAIGTALLQALGDRKGINRFGDFSAPLDEALIHVSLDLSGRPHLSYNLDIPTQRVGTYDAQLVEHFFQSLVNTSGMTLHIRQLAGKNSHHIIEATFKAFARALRQATEYDPRRRGTIPSSKGVLSRS
- the LOC112777225 gene encoding photosystem II D1 precursor processing protein PSB27-H2, chloroplastic isoform X2, with protein sequence MGWAEEKSSDKEDDDNKGIVGDITSLFDPNEKTKKGKVLPKAYLKSAREVVKTLRESLNEPPDDIAKFRRTADSAKESIREYLGSWRGKQTVVQEESYVMLEKAIRSLANFYSKAGPSAPLPKEVKSEILDYLNIAEEFL
- the LOC112777225 gene encoding photosystem II D1 precursor processing protein PSB27-H2, chloroplastic isoform X1; translated protein: MAIILAATMCSITSFKPAQAIKTFDFEDKVQSRSNIALPPSEPLSSRRQLIVGAGASLVTTACCYGLSPSMGWAEEKSSDKEDDDNKGIVGDITSLFDPNEKTKKGKVLPKAYLKSAREVVKTLRESLNEPPDDIAKFRRTADSAKESIREYLGSWRGKQTVVQEESYVMLEKAIRSLANFYSKAGPSAPLPKEVKSEILDYLNIAEEFL
- the LOC112777223 gene encoding uncharacterized protein, giving the protein MLERRTIVLADGSVRSYFALPPDYHHLPPARPPIDLPSAGGAPFDNRFPSPSSRFDRPRHPDYRNLPPEASGKRKFGDEDGGGGRDELAKQREQLLRNANLNNGFSAAGPSELRPNKQIRVDGVVAGGGGLGVKHHQQVGQENLKKAFLHFVRLINENPSQKKSYLEDGKQGRIQCIACGRSAKDFPDTHALIMHTYNSDTADLRVDHLGLHKALCVLMGWNYSKPPDNSKAYQFLSADEAAANQDDLIMWPPLVIIHNTNTGKNKEGRMEGLGNKTMDNIIRELGCVSGKSKSLYGRDGHLGITLVKFTGDQSGLKGATQLAEHFEKEKHGRKDWARVQPVITFGKEDENNPNLVKVDEKKGDKRRVLYGYLGTAFDLDKVDFDTRKKAVIESRREYKQSV